Sequence from the Nocardia brasiliensis genome:
CAAAGCATCGGTTCACCCCCGAGGTGTCGATGGGGATCCAGCACGAGCTCGGGGCCGACATCATGTTCGCCTTCGACGAGCTCACCACGCTGCTCAATACCCGTGGCTACCAAGAGAAGTCGTTGCAGCGCACGCACGAGTGGGCGCAGCGCTGCATCGACGAGCACGAGCGGTTGACCGCGGCCCGCACCCACCGTCCCTACCAGGCGCTGTTCGCGGTGATTCAGGGTGCGCAATACGAAGACCTGCGGCGCAAGGCCTGCCGCGAGCTGGAGGCGATCCGCGGCAGTGCCGGAACGGGTTTCGACGGCTACGGCATCGGCGGTGCGCTGGAGAAGCACAACCTGGGCACCATCGTCGGCTGGTGCTGCGACGAACTGCCCGAGGACAAGCCGAGGCACATGCTCGGCATCAGCGAGCCGGAGGACATCTTCACCGCCGTCGAGAACGGCGCCGACACCTTCGACTGCGTGAATCCGTCCCGGGTCGCGCGCAACGCCGCCATCTACGTGGCCGAGGGCCGGTTCAATATCAACACCGCGCGCTTCCGCCGCGACTTCACACCCATCGACGAGACCTGCGACTGCTACACCTGCGCCAATTACACCCGGGCCTACCTGCACCATCTGTTCAAGGCGAAGGAAATCCTCGCCGCCACGCTGTGCACGATCCACAACGAGCGCTACACGATTCGGCTCGTCGACCGGATCCGCGCCAGCATCGAGGGCGGATACTTCGACGAGCACAAGGCCGAAACCCTCGGCCGCTGGAAGGGACGCATCGCGACGCCGTAGCCCGCGGTGCGGCCGGTCCGCGGCCGAGGACGCATCAGCTGAGCAGCGCGGGGGTTTCGCTGGGCGCGTAGGTCGGTTCGTGCTTCTTCAACCAGGCGATCACGCGGTAGGTGATCGGGAGCACGATGACCTCGGCGAGGGTCTTCCACAGGAAGCCGACGACAACGTAGTTGACGAACTGGCTCCACGAGTCGATGCCGATGGCGGTGGCGGCGATCGAGCAGAAGATCAGGGTGTCACCGAACTCGCCGACCACGGTGGAACCGATCAGCCGCGCCCACAGGTGCTTTTCCTTGGTCTTTTCCTTGATCAGGACCAGCGTCGCCGAGTTGAGCAGCTCGCCGACGAAGTAGCCGGCCAGGCCTGCGGCGACGAGCTGGGGCGTGGTGCCGATGACGGTGCGGAACGCGTCCTGGTTCTCGTAGAACCCGGCCGCGGGCAACTCGATCGCGATCTTGAAGCACACCACGGTCAGCAGCAGGACGCCGAAGCCGTAGTAGATGGCCCGGCGGGCCGACTTGAAGCCGTAGATCTCGCTCAGTACATCGCCGAGGATGTAGGCGAGGGGGAACAGGAACCAGGCGCCGTCGGTGCTGATCGGCAGCACCTCGATCGGGCCGATCCGCACCGAATGGTCGGTGAAGAACTGCACGCCCTTGGTCGCGCAGATGTTGGAGATGATCAGCGTTGCCGTGAACAACGCCACGATCGGTGTGTAGTACCCCCGCGCCGCCTGGGCAAAAGCCGCATGTTCCGGTGCGGGGCGCCCAGGTTCTGGGACTTCGGTTTCATTGAGCTGACTCACGGCTTCATCCAACCAGGTTGTGGAATACCCTGTAGCAATGACGAATCCCGGCGATTCCGACGAATGGTGGAAGCAGTACGGCGGTCAAGGCGTGTCGCCGGAATCCGGTGCGTCCAGCTCGGTTCCGCAGTACCCGAACGCTGAGCAACCCTCGGGATACCCGTCGGCGCCGCAGTACCCGCAGCAGCCGGCCCAGCCGATGACGCCCCCGCCGCAACCGCAGTACCAGCCGGGATATCAGCAGCCGCCCGCCCAGCCCTACGGGCAGCAGCCGAACTACGCCTACCAACCCGCCTATCAGCCGTACGGGATGGCCCAGCCGCAAGGCACCAACGGCATGGCGATCGGCGCCTTGATCTCCTCGCTGATCGGCTTCTTCACCTGCGGCATCGGCTCGATCGTCGGCATCATCCTCGGCGTCGTCTCGCTGGGACAGATCAAGCAGACCGGTCAGGAAGGCCGCGGCATGGCCCTGGCCGGCATCTGGATCGGCGTCGGCATGATCGTCCTCGGCCTTCTCTGGTTCCTCTTCGTGATCATCGCGGGCGCCTCCGGAGTCTGACCGGGAAAGCGTCAGGGGCGCACCCGAATATCGGGTGCGCCCCTGTTCGCGTTCTATGACAGGTCGGCGTCAGGCCTTGACGACCTGGGTGCCGCCGGCGAACTTGTCGTGCCAGCCCTGCTTGTTCGGGTCCTGCGAGATGGTGACCATGATGTAGATGGCCAGCACCAGCGAGACCAGACCGCCGACGCACGGGATGATGTTCGCCGCGACGAACACGTTGCGCTTCAGCGAGGTGACCGGCTCGATCTTGGCCGCGCCGCCGGGCGCGAGCACCTTCAGGCCGAGCACCTTCTTGCCGAGCGTAGTGCCCTGCGAGGTCTCCATGCCGACGAAGTAGCCGAGCTGCACCACGGTCCAGAGCAGGCCGAGGCCGATGGTCAGGCCCAGGCTGTTCTTCACCAGGAAGTAGATGATCAGGTACGGGATGTAGAGGATGAGGGCGTCGATGACGCGCGCACCGATGCGGGTGCCGAGGTCGCCCGGCTGGCCGCCGTAGTTGAAGCCGCCCGGCTGCTGCGGGTACTGGCCGTAGGGATCCTGGGGCTGCTGCCCGTACTGGGGCGGCTGGCCGTATTGCGGCTGCTGGCCGTACTGCGGCGGCTGCTGGCCGTATTGGGGCTGCTGACCGTAGGGCTGACCGCCCTGCGGGAACTGCTGACCGCCTTGGGGGTATTGCTGGCCGCCTTGCGGGTACGGCTGCCCATACGGCTGCCCGCCCTGCGGATACTGGTTGGGGTCGTACCCACCGCTTGTCATAGTTGTGTCCTCGTCGAGTGATCAGTAGTTGGACGAATGCGTACGTTACGGACATCGACTGCGTTGCAACAACCCATTCCCGTCGAGTATCCACGGTTCGCGCGGCAGATGTGCCGGGTCGAAACTGTCGAGGAGCTCCGCCGACGAGGTTGCCGCATAGCCCAGCGAGTCGGCGATCGCGGCCACTACCCGTTCGGGCGTGTTGCCGAGCGCCAGCTGGTCCGCGAGGGTCACCGCGCCGTCCCGCTTGGCCAGTCGCCTGCCCTCGGTGTTGAGCACGAGGGGAACGTGGACGTAGCGCGGGACCGGTAGTTCGAGCAACGTCGCGAGGTAGGCCTGGCGCGGGGTGGAGGAGAGCAGGTCGTCGCCGCGCACCACCTGATCGACGCCCTGTTCCGCGTCGTCGACCACCACCGTGAGGTTGTAGGCGGGGATGCCGTCGCCGCGGCGCAGCACCACGTCGTCGACCGCGCCGCGATAGCGCCCGTGCAGTTCGTCGAAGATCTCGAACTCGCTGGTCGCCGCGCGCAGCCGCAGCGCGGCCGATCGTCCTTCGGCCACGAACGCGGCGCGCGCCCGGTCGGTCAGTGTGCGGCAGGTGCCGGGGTAGGCGCCCATCGGACCGTGCGGCGCCGTCGCGGCCTGCTGTATTTCCCTTCGCGTGCAGAAACATTCGTAGGTGCGCCCGGCCGCGGTGAGCCGGTCGATCGCGGCCTGATAGCGCGGGAGCCGCTCGGATTGCCGGACCACCGGCCCGTCCCAGTCCAGCCCGATCGCGATCAGATCGGCGAGCTGGCGTTCCTCTGCGCCGGGGCGCACCCGGTCCAGGTCGTCGATCCGGAGCAGGAATCTGCGGCCGGTCGACCGCGCGAAGGCCCAGGCGAGCAGGGCGGTGCGCAGATTGCCCACGTGCAGGTCCCCCGAGGGGCTCGGGGCGTACCGGCCCGCGCCCGGTTCAGGCACGAGCCCGATTCGTCGGGAACGTCGTGTGCACGCAGGCCATCGTAGAGGTCAGCCGCACAGCCGCGGCTTCAGCTCCGCGGGGCCGATCGGTCGCCGCGTGTCGAGGGCGGCGAGCAGCGTTTCGGCGTAGCCGATGAGCCCGGAGCGGTCGATGCCGTAGGGCGCGTCGGCATCGCCATCGGGCCGGAACTCGCTCAGCCGGGTCGCCGCGCGGGTCAACAGTGTGCGCGCGCCCTTCGGATTACCGCGCTGGATGTGTGTGACACCGACAGCGAGCTGGGCGAGTGCCTGCCACAGCATCCGTTCGGCGAACGGCCCGTTCTTCCACGCGGCCTCTAATACCTCGTGCGCGTTGAATGCCAAACCGTCATCCAGCAGTTGCTGAGCGAAGGCGAGCGTTTGCTGCGGGGGTAATTCAAGATCATCGGGAATTCGGGCAACTCCGACACTTCCGGAGGGTAGTGGGCGCCCAAGGCGGTCGCGCGGACGAGAGTTCCTGGCGCGACCTGCGTCGTCGCGATCGCGGTCAACCATGCCTTCCATCATGCCCGCCGGCTGCGGTGTCGTCGATGAGACGTTGTCCAAAGAAAGCAAAATTGACGGATCACAGAGCAATAACAGCACCCCAATTGTTACCAGAACGGTGTCGGGCAGAATGACCGCTCCGAGCTGGCAATGCTCCCGCAACTTCCCATCTTCGCAAACGTGGCAGATGCGATGATTTAAAAAGCAAGAATCGGGCAAACTTTCGATAGACCTGCTACTGTTTAGCGCGCGGGGGCAACCTCGTGGGGCGCATTCGCCTCGAACGTACCGTGCGATGACGACGCACCGTGGAGTTGCGCGCTTTCATCAGGCGCACAGGGGATTCGGCGTTCTGGCCGAGTGCCGGTGCTAGTTAGAACGATGTCAGAAGAAATCTCGTTCTCGACGCAGCAAAGGAGCTAGTGCCGTGGAAGTTGATTTGACTGATGCTGTGTGGCGTAAGAGCACATACAGTGGCCCCGACGGGAACTGTGTGGAAGTCGCATTTCTCGTCGACGGCGAAGTCGCGGTTCGCGATACCAAGGACAACGGATATGGCCCGGTGCTGGCCTTTGCGCCGGGACAGTGGGATGCGTTCCTAACCGGAGTTGCGCAGGGGGAGTTCGGGCGCGCCTGAAAACAGCAGGTCACCGAACTAGGCATACGGGCCCCGGGTCGCACGGACTCGGGGCCTTCGTATTGCCTGTCCAATTCTCAGCTACCGGACGAACCGTTGCGGTGGGAACCATTGCCGTTGAGCCGGTCTCGTTCCTGGTAATCGTGCAGCACCGCCAGTTGCCTGCGCTCTTCGGCGTGGTCGGTTTCGTGATTGAGTTCCGACTCGTGCTGGGGGTCGGCGCGGAAGAAGCTGCCGGTGCCCGGCTTGCCCGCCAGGCCGAGCTTGCTCATCTTCTTGGGCACCGGGGCGCCCTGGTACTCCAGCGGGATCGGGTGGCCGTGGTCGTCGACCGGGCCGAGCGGTTGGTGGATCTCGATGTACTCACCGTGCGGCAGGCGCTTGATCACGCCGGTCTCCACGCCGTGCTCCAGCACGGCCCGGTCGCTGCGCTGCAAGCCGAGGCACACGCGGTAGGCGATGAAGTAGGCCAGTGGCGGCAGTAGGAGCAGGCCGATGCGTCCGGACCAGGTGGTCGCGTTCAACGAGATGTCGAACTTGTAGGCGAGGATGTCGTTCACGCAGGAGAGCGTGAGCACCACGTAGAAGGCGATCGCCATCGCGCCGATCGCGGTGCGCACCGGCACGTCACGCGGACGCTGCAGCAGGTTGTGATGCGGCGCGGTGTCGCGGGTGAGCCGCTTCTCGATCCACGGGTAGGTGATCAGCACCGTGAACACCAGGCCCATCAGCAGCGCGCCCCATACCGGTGCGGGCACCGTGTAGCGGCCCAGATACAGCTCCCACGGCGGGATCAGGCGCATCATGCCGTCGGTCCACATCATGTAGAAGTCCGGCTGCGAACCCGCGGAGATCTGTGCGGGGTTGTACGGGCCCATGGTCCAGATCGCGTTGATCTGGAAGACGCCGCTCATGATCGCGACGATGCCGAGGGTAAAGGCGAAGAACGCGCCCTGATCCAGCGAGAACACCGGGACGATGCGCGCGCCGATCACGTTCTTCTCGGTGCGGCCCGGCCCGGGGAACTGGGTGTGCTTCTGGTACCAGACGAGTGCGATGTGCGCGGCGATCAACGCGAGCATGATGCCGGGGAACAGCAGCACGTGCGCGATGAACAGGCGCGGGATGATGATGGTGCCCGGGTAGTCGCCGCCGAACATCAACCAGTGCAGCCAGGTGCCGACGATCGGCATGCCGAGCGTGATGGACGAGAACGCGGCGCGCAGGCCGGTACCGGAGAGCAGGTCGTCGGGCAGCGAGTAGCCGAAGTAGCCCTCGAACATGGCCAGGATCAGCAGTAGTGAGCCGATCACCCAGTTCGCCTCGCGCGGCTTGCGGAACGCGCCGGTGAAGAACACGCGGAACAGGTGCACGATGATCGATGCCGCGAAAAGCAATGCGGCCCAATGGTGTACCTGTCGGACGAACAGACCGCCGCGTACCTCGAAGGAGATGTTCAGCGCGGTCTCGTAGGCCCGCGACATGGTGACACCACGTAACGGCTGATAGGACCCGTTGTAGACCACCTCGGTCATCGACGGATCGAAGTACAGGGTCAGGTAGATGCCCGAGAGCAGCAGAATGATGAAGCTGTACAGCGCGATCTCGCCGAGCAGGAACGACCAGTGGGTCGGGAAGACCTTGTTGATCGACCGCTTCAGGAAGGCGGCGGCCCGATATCGCTCGTCGGCGGAGTCCGCCTGCGCGCCGACCTTGCTACCAAGTTGAGTTGCCATATCCGACACCCCGCCCACGAGAAGTGATTTGCTTCTACTACAGACGGTAGCAACCGATCGTGCCCGAATCGATGGTTTTCCCGGATGATCTTGTAAATCAAGATCATTCGATAGTTTCATGCGTCTTGGAACAGGGCGATACCCTGCGGTTTTCCGGGATCTGACACAGTACGACGGAGTTCGCCAATGGCCACTGGTTTGCGTGCGGACGGACTGGGTATTGCCTTGCGCTGTCAAATAATTCGGCCATTAAATGTCATGTCGAGTTCGGGCTCGGTGAGCAGCGCGTTCCGGGCCCAGGATGCTCCGTGCCGAACGCGGATAGGGGCGCGATCCGGCGACTTCGCTACTGTCGGACGGTGCGCAGGATGGCCCCGCAGGACGCGACGATGTATTGGTTGGCGGACCGTACGCGCAATGACCTGTTCCTGCTGTACTGCTTCGACGACGCCGGTCAGAGTCTCGCGCGACTGCGTGCCCAGATCGCCCGGCGCGCCGCCGCCAGCGCCGCCCTTTGCGTCAGGGCCCGCGATGTGCCCGGCGATCTCGACTACCCGTCCTGGGCGCCGTGTGTCTTCGATGCCGAGCAGGTCGTGGAACACCCACTAACACAGCCGGATTGGCAGCACCTCGAGCAGGCGCTCGGGTCGCTGGTCGGCACCGTGCTCGATGCGGCGGTCCACCCGTGGCGACTGCATGTCTTCCGGGGCATCGCCGGTGCGCCGGAGCCGCGGGGCGGCGAACCCGAAGCGGACCGGAACGAGTGGGCGCCGATCGAACCCGCGCTGGTGCTGGTGCTGCAGATGTCGCACGCACTGGCCGACGGCCAGCGGGCGGCCGAGCTCGCGCGGACACTGTTCACGGGCCCCG
This genomic interval carries:
- a CDS encoding DUF309 domain-containing protein; protein product: MVDRDRDDAGRARNSRPRDRLGRPLPSGSVGVARIPDDLELPPQQTLAFAQQLLDDGLAFNAHEVLEAAWKNGPFAERMLWQALAQLAVGVTHIQRGNPKGARTLLTRAATRLSEFRPDGDADAPYGIDRSGLIGYAETLLAALDTRRPIGPAELKPRLCG
- the qcrB gene encoding cytochrome bc1 complex cytochrome b subunit, encoding MATQLGSKVGAQADSADERYRAAAFLKRSINKVFPTHWSFLLGEIALYSFIILLLSGIYLTLYFDPSMTEVVYNGSYQPLRGVTMSRAYETALNISFEVRGGLFVRQVHHWAALLFAASIIVHLFRVFFTGAFRKPREANWVIGSLLLILAMFEGYFGYSLPDDLLSGTGLRAAFSSITLGMPIVGTWLHWLMFGGDYPGTIIIPRLFIAHVLLFPGIMLALIAAHIALVWYQKHTQFPGPGRTEKNVIGARIVPVFSLDQGAFFAFTLGIVAIMSGVFQINAIWTMGPYNPAQISAGSQPDFYMMWTDGMMRLIPPWELYLGRYTVPAPVWGALLMGLVFTVLITYPWIEKRLTRDTAPHHNLLQRPRDVPVRTAIGAMAIAFYVVLTLSCVNDILAYKFDISLNATTWSGRIGLLLLPPLAYFIAYRVCLGLQRSDRAVLEHGVETGVIKRLPHGEYIEIHQPLGPVDDHGHPIPLEYQGAPVPKKMSKLGLAGKPGTGSFFRADPQHESELNHETDHAEERRQLAVLHDYQERDRLNGNGSHRNGSSGS
- a CDS encoding queuosine precursor transporter yields the protein MSQLNETEVPEPGRPAPEHAAFAQAARGYYTPIVALFTATLIISNICATKGVQFFTDHSVRIGPIEVLPISTDGAWFLFPLAYILGDVLSEIYGFKSARRAIYYGFGVLLLTVVCFKIAIELPAAGFYENQDAFRTVIGTTPQLVAAGLAGYFVGELLNSATLVLIKEKTKEKHLWARLIGSTVVGEFGDTLIFCSIAATAIGIDSWSQFVNYVVVGFLWKTLAEVIVLPITYRVIAWLKKHEPTYAPSETPALLS
- the tgt gene encoding tRNA guanosine(34) transglycosylase Tgt, giving the protein MSDPGNFSFTVGSRLDGRHGRSGVISTPHGEIATPAFIPVGTKATVKAVLPETMREIGAQALLANAYHLYLQPGSDIVDEAGGLSKFMNWPGPTFTDSGGFQVMSLGVGFKKVLAMEAVDVRSDDVIAKGKERLATVDDDGVTFRSHLDGSKHRFTPEVSMGIQHELGADIMFAFDELTTLLNTRGYQEKSLQRTHEWAQRCIDEHERLTAARTHRPYQALFAVIQGAQYEDLRRKACRELEAIRGSAGTGFDGYGIGGALEKHNLGTIVGWCCDELPEDKPRHMLGISEPEDIFTAVENGADTFDCVNPSRVARNAAIYVAEGRFNINTARFRRDFTPIDETCDCYTCANYTRAYLHHLFKAKEILAATLCTIHNERYTIRLVDRIRASIEGGYFDEHKAETLGRWKGRIATP
- a CDS encoding DUF397 domain-containing protein; this translates as MEVDLTDAVWRKSTYSGPDGNCVEVAFLVDGEVAVRDTKDNGYGPVLAFAPGQWDAFLTGVAQGEFGRA
- a CDS encoding RDD family protein — protein: MTSGGYDPNQYPQGGQPYGQPYPQGGQQYPQGGQQFPQGGQPYGQQPQYGQQPPQYGQQPQYGQPPQYGQQPQDPYGQYPQQPGGFNYGGQPGDLGTRIGARVIDALILYIPYLIIYFLVKNSLGLTIGLGLLWTVVQLGYFVGMETSQGTTLGKKVLGLKVLAPGGAAKIEPVTSLKRNVFVAANIIPCVGGLVSLVLAIYIMVTISQDPNKQGWHDKFAGGTQVVKA
- a CDS encoding DUF4190 domain-containing protein, whose product is MTNPGDSDEWWKQYGGQGVSPESGASSSVPQYPNAEQPSGYPSAPQYPQQPAQPMTPPPQPQYQPGYQQPPAQPYGQQPNYAYQPAYQPYGMAQPQGTNGMAIGALISSLIGFFTCGIGSIVGIILGVVSLGQIKQTGQEGRGMALAGIWIGVGMIVLGLLWFLFVIIAGASGV
- the gluQRS gene encoding tRNA glutamyl-Q(34) synthetase GluQRS, whose protein sequence is MPEPGAGRYAPSPSGDLHVGNLRTALLAWAFARSTGRRFLLRIDDLDRVRPGAEERQLADLIAIGLDWDGPVVRQSERLPRYQAAIDRLTAAGRTYECFCTRREIQQAATAPHGPMGAYPGTCRTLTDRARAAFVAEGRSAALRLRAATSEFEIFDELHGRYRGAVDDVVLRRGDGIPAYNLTVVVDDAEQGVDQVVRGDDLLSSTPRQAYLATLLELPVPRYVHVPLVLNTEGRRLAKRDGAVTLADQLALGNTPERVVAAIADSLGYAATSSAELLDSFDPAHLPREPWILDGNGLLQRSRCP